From the Purpureocillium takamizusanense chromosome 6, complete sequence genome, one window contains:
- a CDS encoding uncharacterized protein (EggNog:ENOG503NX9A~COG:K) yields the protein MSVDRLPSLPLPLPSQAYSSGTSSPRLSSIASSNGSHAGSLSSYTSAASSNGPKTPSPTLPINAITGPPTTIVSYDAMNQAADMYYPQHMSAGQAPPPQTVTSGTMTHYQHHQPTLLQPGPAQYSNAAQYPQYGYANGLTSPPAAPPVSNMGQPQNVLPLPGVPGQQNMGNQYAGFDTSGQQPPPGMKPRVTATLWEDEGSLCFQVEARGICVARREDNHMINGTKLLNVAGMTRGRRDGILKSEKVRHVVKIGPMHLKGVWIPYERALDFANKEKITEMLYPLFVHNIGALLYHPTNQSRTTQVMAAAERRKQEQGQMRNPPPGLPSIGQHHHHSMALPGPQTSLPSQNNMTRPPLDRAHTFPTPPTSASSVMGAMGPSEGFNWQGQGMNGTQATTPPGNSMSSMQPYSSAAQGYDGSRQLYTAPASQQSPYQSTTNGAQDRLYAQPGSYPKSEMAPPSNRAAAGGHPGDQHDSKPPNGIMSSEQGAQHQTADDEPDHEHDPEYTHDSGAYDASRTSYNYTAPGVGSLVNDGNMPSDMTGSPSHPPASGRATPRTAAPHQPYYPQHPGYSTPPRIQSSSNLYNVMTNDRAPANGAPGGDVYAPQPDMTNSMANGYAAQAPVMNGSGGMKRGREDDDDLRSNDGPGGMGLDLKRRKTMMETSVPAPAYDALNRPASAVAGPPRR from the exons ATGAGTGTCGACAGATTGCcgtctctccccctccctctgcCGAGCCAGGCATACTCGTCGGGAACCTCTTCGCCGCGGCTCAGCTCCATTGCTTCTTCAAACGGCTCGCACGCaggctccttgtcctcgtaCACGTCGGCTGCGTCGTCAAACGGACCCAAGACTCCGTCGCCCACCCTCCCGATCAACGCCATCACGGGGCCGCCCACGACAATTGTGAGCTACGACGCCATGAAtcaggccgccgacatgtATTACCCCCAGCACATGTCTGCTGGTCAGGCACCGCCTCCGCAGACGGTCACGTCGGGGACCATGACCCACTACCAGCACCATCAGCCGACTTTACTGCAACCTGGTCCTGCCCAGTACTCCAATGCGGCACAATACCCTCAGTATGGCTACGCCAATGGCTtgacatcgccgccggccgcgccgcctgtGTCTAACATGGGCCAGCCGCAGAACGTGCTGCCTCTGCCCGGAGTTCCCGGGCAGCAAAACATGGGCAACCAATATGCCGGATTCGACACCTCGGGCCAGCAGCCTCCACCAGGCATGAAACCCCGGGTTACCGCTACTCtgtgggaggacgaggggagCCTTTGCTTCCAGGTTGAAGCCCGCGGAATCTGTGTCGCTCGTCGCGAAG ACAACCACATGATCAATGGTACCAAGCTGTTAAATGTGGCAGGCATGACGCGAGGTCGACGTGACGGTATTTTGAAGAGCGAGAAGGTCCGCCATGTTGTCAAAATTGGCCCAATGCATTTGAAGGGTGTCTG GATCCCCTATGAACGTGCCTTGGACTTTGCCAATAAGGAAAAGATCACAGAGATGTTGTACCCGCTCTTTGTTCACAACATCGGCGCGCTCCTCTACCATCCGACAAACCAGAGCAGAACGACGCAAGtcatggctgctgctgagcgcAGGAAACAGGAGCAAGGCCAGATGCGTAACCCTCCGCCTGGCCTCCCGTCGATTGGAcagcaccatcaccactCCATGGCCCTTCCCGGCCCGCAAACATCGCTCCCGTCGCAAAACAACAtgacgcgcccgccgcttgACCGTGCTCATACGTTTCCCACGCCTCCCACTAGTGCTTCAAGCGTTATGGGAGCCATGGGCCCGTCAGAAGGTTTCAACTGGCAAGGGCAGGGCATGAATGGCACGCAAG CTACGACGCCGCCTGGCAACTCAATGTCGAGCATGCAGCCGTATTCGTCTGCCGCTCAGGGTTACGATGGCTCGCGTCAGCTGTACACCGCTCCGGCGTCACAGCAGTCTCCGTACCAGAGCACCACGAATGGTGCTCAAGATCGCTTGTACGCGCAGCCCGGATCGTACCCCAAGAGCGAGATGGCGCCTCCGTCGAaccgagctgctgctggtggccaCCCGGGCGACCAGCATGACAGCAAGCCACCCAATGGCATCATGTCGTCGGAGCAAGGTGCCCAGCACCAAACTGCGGACGATGAGCCAGATCATGAGCACGACCCCGAGTACACTCATGATAGCGGGGCCTATGATGCCTCGCGGACTTCGTACAACTACACGGCTCCGGGAGTAGGTTCCTTGGTAAACGATGGCAACATGCCCTCGGATATGACTGGATCGCCCAGCCATCCTCCGGCCTCTGGGCGTGCCACGCCCAGAACTGCGGCCCCCCACCAGCCGTACTACCCCCAACATCCGGGATACAGCACGCCTCCTCGCATTCAGTCGTCGAGTAACCTGTACAATGTGATGACGAATGATCGCGCACCTGCCAATGGCGCCCCGGGCGGTGATGTTTACGCCCCCCAACCAGACATGACCAACTCGATGGCCAATGGCTATGCGGCCCAGGCTCCAGTCATGAACGGCTCTGGCGGCATGAAGAGGggccgcgaggacgacgacgatttGAGGTCAAACGACGGCCCAGGAGGCATGGGTCTTGACCTCAAGCGAcggaagacgatgatggagaCTTCAGTCCCCGCTCCGGCGTACGATGCCCTGAACCGAccagcctcggccgtcgccggacCGCCGAGGCGGTAA